From the Flavobacterium gyeonganense genome, the window TTCAAAATAAATGGCACCATAGTTTTTCCAATAATTAGGATCTTCTTGTAAGCAAATCTCTAAAGGAGATATGATTTGTAAGGCTTGTTCATAATGTCCTGCTTCTTTTGAGAGTTTCGCTTTTTTGTTTTGTATGTCAGCCGAAGCCATTCCAAAAATCAGATAAGATGCATACAAACTGACTGATGCCACTACAATTTTAGTAAGGATAGGAAATGCCCTGTTTTTTTCAATGAAAGTAAGATATAGAGAAAACTTTAAATTTTTTAAAGTGCTGCAAATAATGGAGGCATAGATTATTCCCATGCACATTACAGGTACAATTTGCATAGTAGAATTTACCATTGACATTGTCATAAAGGCTACTATCCCCGCATAGGCTAAATTGAAAAAACTGTTGGTCTGTAAATCATTATCCTGATTGATATCATCTTGATTTATTCTGTTTCTTTGTTTTAAGCTAAAAAGTAAAGAACCAAAAAATAGAGAAATTAACAGAAGACCAATGCTCCCGCCTTCAACTGTATTTTGAAGGATTTCATTATGAGGCATAATCACAGGCCCAGCATTGGTTAATTCTTCGGTAGTTGCTTTTCTTTTTTGAATATAGTTTGCCTGATATAAATTGTATTCTTTCTCAAAATAACCGTAGCCATAACCCGTTAATGGTTTTTCGGCAGCCATTTGTGTAGATACTTTCCATATGAATTTCCGTCCATCGGCAGAATCTTTTTTTGCATTATATAAACTTGAACTTAAAGCAAAACCGATCATTATTGCTAAGATAAATACCGCTTTGACGGTAATACTGTTTTTTTTGTTTTTTAACCAATCTGCTAACTTATACTCTAAGCTATAGAAGACAAGTATTGATAAAATGGTTCCAATAAAGGCTGTTCGGCATTTAAGCAGTAGCATTGCAATTAGCAGAAACAAAAAGCCTGTTAAGAATAATTTTCTGTATCGGGTCTGAAATAGGTATAGAAAAATTGGTATTGTAAGCGCTAAAAAGATAGCCGTGACATTGGGATTATTCCAACTGCCTGTAACCTGGAAAAATTTATTTGCACTTTTGAATATACCCAAAAACTGGAGAAGACAATGTAAAGATTCCATAATGGCAATTCCTGCAACCCCCATTAAAAATTGTCTCGATTTGAAGTCAGTTTTGCTAAAAATACGAGTTGCGCTAATAAATAGAAAATAGAGAGCAATACTATAAATGGTGAAAACCAGCGTTGCTTTATTTGTCATATAATTGCATAAGACATACATACTCCATATTCCGAACAAAACAACAGGTGTTTTGAATTTAAAATCTTTTTGGACAGGAGAAAAAAAGAGATAATTGTAAAGAGAAAAACAGTGATACAAAATCCGTAATAAGCAACAGCTGTTGAGGTGTAAAAACATTCGGTATTAACGAGTGTTACAATAATAACA encodes:
- a CDS encoding O-antigen ligase family protein, coding for MFLHLNSCCLLRILYHCFSLYNYLFFSPVQKDFKFKTPVVLFGIWSMYVLCNYMTNKATLVFTIYSIALYFLFISATRIFSKTDFKSRQFLMGVAGIAIMESLHCLLQFLGIFKSANKFFQVTGSWNNPNVTAIFLALTIPIFLYLFQTRYRKLFLTGFLFLLIAMLLLKCRTAFIGTILSILVFYSLEYKLADWLKNKKNSITVKAVFILAIMIGFALSSSLYNAKKDSADGRKFIWKVSTQMAAEKPLTGYGYGYFEKEYNLYQANYIQKRKATTEELTNAGPVIMPHNEILQNTVEGGSIGLLLISLFFGSLLFSLKQRNRINQDDINQDNDLQTNSFFNLAYAGIVAFMTMSMVNSTMQIVPVMCMGIIYASIICSTLKNLKFSLYLTFIEKNRAFPILTKIVVASVSLYASYLIFGMASADIQNKKAKLSKEAGHYEQALQIISPLEICLQEDPNYWKNYGAIYFEKQLYQKSLDCFQKARALSSLPDIYLGTGICYERLKQYPQAVKQYEILSALYPIKFSYRMRLLKGYLKNNKTSKAAALAEEIIQLQPKIPSEKVNQYKKRCQILLNNFEQAKFKQNEINQKSRIN